A genomic window from Gymnodinialimonas ceratoperidinii includes:
- a CDS encoding VWA domain-containing protein produces MRAFLIALLTFLMLPLAALAQATDRPNTILVLDGSGSMWGQIDGVNKIVIARTVIAEMLDDMADDVSLGLTVYGHRQRGSCADIETIVAPAPGTQDEILAAVNAINPRGRTPMTDAVIAAAQSLRSTEEAATVILVSDGIENCNPDPCAIAAELEATGVDFTAHVIGFDVASEPEARAQMQCIADNTGGQFLTADNATELGQALEQVVTVSPTPMRVEAQVLPEGNLPTRPVSWTLIGADGDVVSEGTPGPAIDVSLFPGTYVAQATRVEPDGPQTYQTSFTVIEGQTDLVIVAMPPIIETSQVTFTARVLPDMSVPASQLAWTLYDSEDTVLLGPVVSPGGNVALLPGEYRLEVERANAGTRHETRFTVEPNAPQEVIIPLPALTVEIDFVARIGDVGGVTITDPVIWDVEPLHTNPVTTNPATFSMSRGAYRVTAYWTAQEIERSVDFVVVDQPREIVVVFPEPVASATLTNPAQAPMGSTIQVGWTGPANPGDTLSVAPVGAPRTEYVNPVTLDATVNPATVLMPAEAGPFEIRYTDASTRQVIARAPILSTPVTATLEVPEEVSIGSQFEVVWTGPDYPNDMIVVTEPEASTHGYTASRRPTSHGQIASLTAPTEPGLYEVRYRMGQDGVILARASINVVAQVASLTGPASAVAGSTIELGWTGPDAPSDFVAITAVGETGNYRFANTMRTNEGNPSRLLMPSVPGDYELEYVLGEGRTRVVAVPITVTPASASLTAQGSAVAGATIEVAWTGPDYERDFIGITPVDGTGNYRFVNTTPTSEGSPLRVLMPSVPGDYMLEYVEGQDRSAITTVPITVTPATATLTAPATALAGSTIEVAWTGPDYTRDFIGVTPVGAEGNYRFVNTTRTSEGRTLPLLMPTEPGEYILEYVEGQDRSAITTVPITITEVEASITAPATAAAGSTIELAWTGPDYPRDFIGISRVGAEGNYRFDNTTRTSEGSPLRLLMPTEPGNYVLEYVVHQDRSSLIEVPITVTDVAATLTAPATAPAGSTIEVAWTGPDYPRDFIAIGRVGAEGGARWDNYTRTEEGAVLRLQMPPEPGAYVIRYFVDQDRRVLAEAQIELTDVAASLTAPATAQAGSTIEVAWTGPDYPRDFIAIGRVGAEGGARWDNYTRTEEGAVVRLQMPPEPGAYVIRYFVDQDRRVLAEAQIELTEVAASITAPATAEAGSTIEVAWTGPDYPRDFIAIGRVGAEGGARWDNYARTEEGSPLTLVTPPTAGEYVIRYFIDQDRVVQAEAAITLTAPAATLTVPASAAVGSMVEIGWTGPDYPRDFIAVGREGSTGGARWEAYTSTDQGSPLQVRMPSEPGSYVVRYIIDQDRVAIAEVPITLNDVAATLTAPSTAQAGGTVEVAWTGPNYPRDFIALGRAGADGGARWESYSRTQDGTTLTLNVPETPGAYVLRYFMDPDRRVLAELPITVQ; encoded by the coding sequence ATGCGCGCGTTTCTCATTGCTCTCCTGACTTTCCTGATGCTCCCCCTCGCCGCCCTGGCTCAGGCCACGGACCGGCCGAACACGATCCTCGTTCTGGACGGGTCCGGCTCGATGTGGGGGCAGATCGACGGCGTCAACAAGATCGTCATCGCACGCACCGTCATCGCTGAAATGCTGGATGACATGGCCGATGACGTCTCGCTCGGGCTGACGGTCTACGGCCATCGGCAACGGGGAAGCTGCGCGGATATCGAGACCATCGTAGCCCCCGCCCCCGGCACGCAGGACGAGATCCTCGCCGCCGTCAACGCGATCAACCCGCGCGGCCGCACCCCGATGACCGATGCCGTGATCGCCGCCGCGCAAAGCCTGCGCTCGACCGAAGAGGCCGCGACCGTGATCCTCGTCTCGGACGGGATCGAGAACTGCAACCCCGACCCCTGCGCGATCGCGGCGGAGCTGGAAGCCACCGGGGTCGACTTCACCGCCCATGTGATCGGCTTCGACGTCGCCTCCGAGCCCGAGGCCCGCGCTCAAATGCAATGCATCGCTGACAACACCGGCGGGCAGTTTCTGACCGCGGACAACGCCACCGAACTCGGCCAGGCGCTGGAGCAGGTCGTGACTGTCTCGCCCACCCCGATGCGGGTCGAGGCGCAGGTTCTGCCGGAAGGCAATCTGCCGACACGGCCCGTCAGCTGGACCCTCATCGGCGCCGATGGAGATGTCGTCAGCGAAGGCACCCCCGGCCCCGCCATCGACGTGAGCCTCTTCCCCGGCACCTATGTGGCACAGGCCACGCGGGTGGAGCCGGACGGGCCGCAGACCTACCAGACTTCGTTTACCGTCATCGAAGGGCAGACCGATCTCGTCATCGTGGCCATGCCGCCGATCATCGAGACGAGCCAGGTCACCTTCACCGCGCGGGTGCTGCCCGACATGTCGGTGCCCGCGTCGCAACTGGCCTGGACGCTCTATGACAGCGAGGACACGGTGCTCCTTGGGCCGGTCGTCTCCCCGGGCGGCAACGTGGCCCTTCTGCCCGGAGAATACCGGCTTGAGGTGGAGCGCGCGAACGCCGGCACCCGCCACGAGACGCGGTTCACGGTCGAGCCGAATGCCCCGCAGGAGGTGATCATCCCCCTGCCCGCCCTGACCGTCGAGATCGACTTTGTCGCCCGCATCGGTGACGTGGGCGGCGTGACGATCACCGACCCCGTGATCTGGGACGTGGAGCCGTTGCATACCAACCCGGTCACCACCAACCCGGCGACTTTTTCGATGAGCCGCGGTGCCTACCGGGTAACGGCCTATTGGACCGCGCAGGAGATCGAACGAAGCGTCGATTTCGTCGTGGTGGATCAACCGCGAGAGATCGTCGTCGTCTTCCCCGAACCCGTCGCATCGGCGACCCTGACCAATCCCGCGCAGGCGCCCATGGGCTCCACGATCCAGGTGGGATGGACCGGCCCCGCGAACCCCGGCGACACGCTTTCCGTCGCGCCGGTGGGCGCACCGCGCACGGAATATGTGAACCCCGTGACCCTTGATGCCACGGTCAACCCCGCGACGGTATTGATGCCTGCGGAGGCCGGCCCGTTCGAGATCCGCTACACGGATGCCTCGACACGGCAGGTCATCGCCCGCGCGCCGATCCTGTCTACGCCCGTGACCGCGACGCTGGAGGTGCCCGAAGAAGTCAGCATCGGCAGCCAGTTCGAGGTGGTCTGGACCGGCCCGGATTACCCCAACGACATGATCGTTGTGACCGAGCCCGAAGCCAGCACGCACGGCTATACCGCCAGCCGCCGGCCCACGTCGCACGGACAGATCGCGAGCCTTACGGCGCCGACCGAGCCGGGCCTCTACGAAGTGCGCTACCGGATGGGACAGGACGGCGTGATCCTGGCGCGCGCCTCGATCAACGTGGTGGCGCAGGTGGCGTCCCTCACCGGGCCTGCGAGTGCCGTGGCCGGATCGACCATCGAACTCGGCTGGACCGGACCCGATGCGCCGAGCGATTTCGTCGCCATCACCGCCGTGGGCGAGACCGGAAACTATCGCTTCGCCAACACCATGCGGACGAACGAAGGCAACCCGTCCCGGCTGCTGATGCCCTCGGTCCCCGGCGACTACGAGCTGGAATATGTCCTCGGCGAAGGCCGCACGCGCGTCGTGGCGGTGCCGATCACCGTGACGCCGGCCTCGGCCAGCCTGACCGCACAGGGCAGCGCCGTGGCGGGGGCGACCATCGAAGTCGCTTGGACGGGGCCTGACTACGAGAGGGATTTCATCGGCATCACGCCCGTCGACGGCACCGGCAACTACCGCTTCGTGAACACGACACCCACGTCCGAGGGCTCTCCGCTGCGGGTGCTCATGCCATCGGTGCCCGGCGACTACATGCTGGAATATGTCGAGGGTCAGGATCGCAGCGCGATCACCACCGTGCCGATCACTGTCACCCCCGCGACGGCGACCCTGACCGCGCCCGCGACGGCGCTGGCGGGATCGACCATCGAGGTGGCCTGGACCGGACCGGATTATACGCGCGATTTCATTGGCGTGACGCCGGTCGGCGCGGAAGGCAACTACCGCTTCGTCAACACCACGCGCACCTCGGAAGGCCGGACGTTGCCTCTGTTGATGCCCACGGAACCCGGAGAATACATCCTTGAGTACGTGGAAGGACAGGACCGCAGTGCGATCACGACGGTGCCGATCACGATCACGGAGGTTGAGGCGAGCATCACTGCACCGGCAACAGCGGCGGCGGGCTCGACCATCGAGCTTGCTTGGACGGGGCCGGATTATCCCCGCGATTTCATCGGCATCTCGCGGGTGGGCGCCGAGGGGAACTACCGTTTCGACAACACGACGCGCACCAGCGAAGGCTCTCCGCTACGGTTGCTGATGCCGACGGAGCCCGGCAACTACGTGCTGGAATACGTGGTGCACCAGGACCGCTCGTCGCTGATCGAGGTGCCGATCACGGTGACCGATGTCGCCGCCACGCTCACCGCGCCTGCCACAGCTCCGGCTGGATCGACCATCGAGGTCGCCTGGACCGGACCGGACTATCCGCGTGACTTCATCGCCATCGGGCGCGTAGGCGCGGAAGGCGGCGCGCGGTGGGACAACTACACAAGGACCGAGGAAGGCGCTGTCCTCCGTCTGCAGATGCCACCGGAACCGGGCGCTTACGTGATCCGCTACTTCGTGGACCAGGACCGCCGCGTGCTGGCGGAGGCGCAGATCGAACTGACCGATGTCGCCGCCTCGCTCACCGCGCCCGCCACGGCTCAGGCCGGGTCGACCATCGAGGTGGCTTGGACCGGGCCGGACTATCCGCGTGACTTCATCGCCATCGGGCGCGTGGGCGCTGAAGGTGGCGCGCGGTGGGACAACTACACGCGAACCGAGGAAGGCGCTGTCGTCCGCTTGCAGATGCCACCGGAACCGGGCGCTTACGTGATCCGCTACTTCGTGGATCAGGACCGCCGCGTGCTGGCCGAGGCGCAGATCGAATTGACGGAAGTCGCCGCCTCGATCACCGCGCCCGCCACGGCCGAGGCCGGGTCGACCATCGAGGTGGCTTGGACCGGACCGGACTATCCGCGTGATTTCATCGCCATCGGGCGCGTGGGCGCGGAAGGCGGTGCGCGGTGGGATAATTACGCAAGGACCGAGGAAGGATCGCCGCTCACGCTCGTCACCCCGCCCACTGCCGGCGAATACGTGATCCGCTACTTCATCGATCAGGATCGCGTGGTGCAGGCAGAGGCCGCGATCACCCTCACGGCGCCCGCGGCGACGCTGACGGTGCCCGCCTCGGCGGCTGTCGGCTCAATGGTCGAGATCGGCTGGACCGGGCCGGATTATCCGCGCGATTTCATCGCCGTAGGACGCGAAGGCTCGACCGGCGGCGCCCGGTGGGAGGCCTATACAAGCACCGATCAGGGCTCGCCTTTGCAAGTACGGATGCCGTCCGAGCCGGGCAGCTACGTGGTACGCTACATCATCGATCAGGACCGCGTGGCGATCGCCGAGGTGCCGATCACGCTGAACGATGTCGCAGCGACCCTGACGGCCCCCTCCACGGCCCAGGCCGGCGGCACCGTGGAAGTCGCTTGGACGGGGCCGAATTACCCTCGCGATTTCATCGCCTTAGGCCGCGCGGGCGCGGACGGCGGTGCGCGTTGGGAGAGCTATTCGCGGACCCAGGACGGCACCACGTTGACACTGAACGTGCCGGAAACGCCGGGCGCCTACGTGTTGCGATACTTCATGGATCCGGACCGGCGCGTCCTGGCGGAATTGCCGATCACGGTGCAATAG
- the lpdA gene encoding dihydrolipoyl dehydrogenase, producing the protein MAAQNFDLIVIGAGPGGYVAAIRASQLGLKTAIVEREHMGGICLNWGCIPTKALLRSSEVFHLMHRAKEFGLSADGVGYDLDKVVDRSRKVAKQLSGGVAHLMKKNKITTFMGEATIPSKGKVSVKTDKGTEELTAKNIVLATGARARELPGLEADDKRVWTYKAALKPPHMPKKLLVIGSGAIGIEFASFYNTLGADTTVVEVMDRVLPVEDAEISAFAKKSFEKQGMKIMQKAMVKKLDRADDKVTAHIEIDGKVEKQEFDTVISAVGIVGNVENLGLEDLGVKIDRTHVVTDEYCRTGVEGLYAIGDIAGAPWLAHKASHEGVMVAELIAGQKPHPIKPGSIAGCTYCHPQVASVGMTEAQAKEAGYKVKVGRFPFIGNGKAIALGEPEGLIKTVFDEKTGELLGAHMVGAEVTELIQGYVVGRQLETTEQDLMETVFPHPTLSEMMHESVLDAYDRVIHI; encoded by the coding sequence ATGGCCGCACAAAACTTCGACCTCATCGTCATCGGGGCGGGCCCAGGCGGCTATGTCGCCGCGATTCGCGCCAGCCAGCTCGGGCTGAAGACGGCCATCGTGGAACGCGAGCACATGGGCGGCATCTGCCTCAACTGGGGCTGTATCCCGACCAAGGCGCTTCTGCGCTCCTCCGAAGTGTTCCACCTCATGCATCGCGCCAAGGAATTCGGCCTTTCCGCAGACGGCGTCGGCTACGATCTGGACAAGGTCGTCGATCGCTCGCGCAAGGTGGCCAAGCAGCTGTCGGGCGGCGTGGCGCATCTGATGAAGAAGAACAAGATCACGACCTTCATGGGCGAGGCGACGATCCCTTCGAAGGGCAAGGTCTCGGTGAAGACTGACAAGGGCACCGAAGAGCTGACCGCGAAGAACATCGTGCTGGCCACCGGCGCCCGCGCGCGGGAGCTTCCGGGCTTGGAGGCCGACGACAAGCGCGTCTGGACCTACAAGGCCGCGCTCAAGCCGCCGCATATGCCGAAGAAGCTGCTGGTCATCGGATCCGGTGCCATCGGGATCGAATTTGCCAGCTTCTACAATACCTTGGGCGCTGACACGACGGTTGTCGAAGTGATGGACCGCGTGCTGCCCGTGGAAGATGCCGAGATCTCGGCCTTCGCCAAGAAGAGCTTCGAGAAGCAGGGCATGAAGATCATGCAGAAGGCGATGGTCAAGAAGCTTGACCGCGCTGACGACAAGGTGACGGCCCATATTGAGATCGACGGCAAGGTCGAGAAGCAGGAGTTCGACACGGTGATTTCCGCCGTGGGTATCGTCGGCAATGTCGAGAACCTCGGGCTGGAAGATCTGGGCGTGAAGATCGACCGCACCCATGTCGTCACCGATGAATACTGCCGCACCGGCGTCGAGGGGCTCTACGCCATTGGCGACATCGCCGGCGCGCCGTGGTTGGCGCACAAGGCCTCCCACGAAGGTGTCATGGTGGCCGAACTGATCGCGGGCCAGAAACCCCATCCGATCAAGCCCGGCTCCATCGCCGGTTGCACCTATTGCCATCCGCAGGTGGCCTCCGTCGGCATGACCGAGGCGCAGGCGAAGGAAGCGGGTTACAAGGTCAAGGTCGGCCGGTTCCCCTTCATCGGCAACGGCAAGGCGATCGCCTTGGGCGAGCCGGAAGGTCTGATCAAGACCGTCTTTGACGAGAAGACCGGAGAGCTTCTGGGTGCCCATATGGTCGGCGCCGAAGTGACCGAGCTGATTCAGGGATACGTCGTGGGCCGCCAGTTGGAGACGACCGAGCAGGACCTGATGGAGACCGTCTTCCCGCATCCGACGCTGTCGGAGATGATGCACGAAAGCGTGCTCGACGCCTATGACCGGGTCATCCACATCTAG
- a CDS encoding DUF924 family protein, with the protein MTHAADVLDFWLSAGPEKWYVQDDAFDQEIRDKFGQTWRAANGDHLPNWAGDADGALALIILLDQFPRNMFREDPRAFATDEKALEISGKALAHGWDRETDEPQRQFFYMPFMHSENLDHQDTCVELMDSRMETGNNALHARAHREIIKRFGRFPYRNNALGRETTPEEQAFMDGGGYRAIFQEVEGNHST; encoded by the coding sequence ATGACCCACGCCGCCGATGTACTGGATTTCTGGCTGAGTGCCGGACCTGAGAAATGGTACGTTCAGGACGATGCCTTCGATCAGGAAATCCGCGACAAGTTCGGCCAGACGTGGCGCGCGGCGAATGGCGATCACCTGCCCAATTGGGCCGGCGACGCCGATGGCGCCCTGGCCCTGATCATTCTGCTGGACCAATTCCCCCGCAACATGTTCCGCGAGGACCCGCGCGCCTTTGCCACCGATGAGAAGGCACTGGAGATCTCGGGCAAGGCGCTTGCCCATGGGTGGGACCGCGAAACTGACGAGCCGCAGCGGCAGTTCTTCTACATGCCCTTCATGCATTCCGAAAACCTCGATCATCAGGACACCTGCGTCGAGCTGATGGACAGCCGGATGGAGACAGGCAACAACGCGCTGCACGCGCGGGCGCATCGCGAGATCATCAAGCGGTTCGGTCGTTTTCCCTACCGGAACAATGCCTTGGGCCGCGAGACGACCCCCGAGGAGCAGGCCTTCATGGACGGCGGTGGCTACCGCGCGATCTTTCAGGAAGTCGAGGGGAACCATTCGACCTGA
- a CDS encoding MFS transporter, translating to MVLVIRSAWALLFGMFLLQIGNGLQGSLMGVRGAIEGFTTFQLSLIGSAYFIGFLGGSSMAPKFIARVGHVRVFAALASFISAIVISYPIVADPYIWMILRVGIGFCLSGVYVTAESWLNNSATNETRGQSLSAYMLMQMFGLVAAQGILAAGDPSDWLLFIIPSILVSLSFAPILLSATPTPAIEETRSMSLRQLYDASPFASIAMLLMGGVFAGQFAMAPVYATLIELNLQQLSGFVSAIFIGAIIFQYPIGWMSDRMDRRALIVGAAGLGVLTSIAGMFYGDNYLALLVVATLSGGLSQPLYALIIAYINDYLEPEDMPAASGGMIFVNGIGAISGPPIMGLLMSYFGAGGFWLFLAVVLASMSIYGVFRMTQRASAYVEEDDYDAVPYASIMPGTASPVALEAAQEYYVEAAEEMASDGDEEPQP from the coding sequence ATGGTTCTCGTCATCCGCAGCGCTTGGGCGCTTTTGTTCGGCATGTTCCTCCTGCAGATCGGCAACGGTCTTCAGGGCTCGCTCATGGGTGTGCGAGGCGCGATCGAGGGGTTCACGACCTTCCAGCTCTCGCTCATCGGTTCGGCCTATTTCATCGGCTTTCTCGGCGGCTCCAGCATGGCCCCCAAGTTCATCGCGCGGGTGGGGCACGTCCGGGTCTTTGCGGCGCTGGCCTCGTTCATCTCGGCCATCGTGATCTCCTATCCCATCGTGGCCGACCCCTACATCTGGATGATCCTGCGGGTGGGCATCGGGTTCTGCCTCTCCGGCGTCTACGTGACCGCCGAATCCTGGCTCAACAATTCCGCCACGAACGAGACGCGCGGCCAGTCGCTTTCGGCCTATATGCTTATGCAGATGTTCGGCCTCGTCGCGGCACAGGGCATTCTGGCGGCAGGGGACCCGAGCGATTGGTTGCTGTTCATCATCCCGTCGATCCTCGTGTCGCTCTCGTTTGCGCCGATCCTTCTTTCGGCGACCCCGACGCCCGCCATCGAAGAGACGCGCTCGATGTCGCTCCGCCAGCTCTATGACGCCTCGCCCTTCGCCTCGATCGCCATGCTTCTGATGGGCGGTGTCTTCGCCGGGCAATTCGCCATGGCGCCGGTTTATGCGACGCTAATCGAATTGAACCTGCAGCAGCTTTCGGGCTTCGTCTCGGCGATCTTCATCGGCGCGATCATCTTCCAGTACCCGATCGGCTGGATGTCCGACCGGATGGACCGCCGCGCCTTGATCGTGGGGGCGGCGGGACTTGGCGTTCTGACCTCCATCGCCGGCATGTTCTACGGCGACAATTACCTTGCGCTTCTGGTGGTGGCGACGCTCTCGGGCGGGCTGTCGCAGCCGCTCTACGCGCTGATCATCGCCTACATCAACGACTACCTCGAGCCCGAGGACATGCCCGCGGCCTCCGGCGGCATGATCTTCGTGAACGGGATCGGAGCCATCTCGGGCCCGCCGATCATGGGCCTCTTGATGAGCTATTTCGGGGCGGGCGGCTTCTGGCTGTTCCTCGCCGTGGTGCTGGCGTCCATGTCGATTTACGGCGTCTTCCGGATGACGCAGCGCGCCTCGGCCTACGTGGAAGAGGATGATTACGACGCGGTGCCCTACGCCTCGATCATGCCCGGTACCGCCTCGCCTGTGGCTTTGGAGGCGGCGCAGGAGTACTATGTGGAGGCCGCCGAAGAAATGGCGAGCGATGGAGATGAGGAGCCTCAGCCATGA
- the queA gene encoding tRNA preQ1(34) S-adenosylmethionine ribosyltransferase-isomerase QueA: MKLDDFDFDLPEALIATRPARPRSAAKLLVADGAETRDLTVADLPSQLRAGDRLVLNDTRVIPARLTGTRTRMSAQGEVTAKIEVTLMEPQADGTWAALAKPMRKLKVGENINFSDSLQAEVKAMDEGLRLAFNVTGDAFETALNAAGAMPLPPYIAAKRAPDARDHEDYQTIWAKRAGAVAAPTASLHFDEALMAALTARGVDISFVTLHVGAGTFLPVTVEDVTRHKMHAEWGSVSAEAAAQINATKAAGGRIIPVGTTALRLIESAAQHGTIHPFEGTTEIFIYPGYAWQITDALMTNFHLPKSTLLMLVSALMGKARMDEVYAYAIAQQYRFFSYGDASLLIPSQTDQTQDARPS, translated from the coding sequence ATGAAACTTGATGATTTCGATTTCGATCTGCCCGAAGCGCTGATCGCAACCCGCCCGGCGCGGCCGCGGTCGGCGGCGAAATTGCTGGTCGCCGATGGCGCTGAGACGCGCGATCTGACGGTTGCCGATCTGCCTTCGCAGCTGCGTGCGGGGGATCGGCTCGTGCTCAATGACACGCGCGTCATTCCGGCTCGGCTCACCGGCACGCGCACCCGGATGAGCGCGCAGGGAGAGGTCACCGCGAAGATCGAGGTGACCTTGATGGAGCCTCAGGCGGACGGCACATGGGCCGCGCTTGCCAAACCCATGCGCAAGCTGAAAGTCGGCGAAAACATCAATTTTTCCGATAGCTTGCAGGCCGAAGTTAAGGCAATGGATGAAGGTCTGAGGCTTGCCTTCAACGTCACGGGCGATGCGTTCGAGACCGCGCTCAACGCCGCCGGGGCCATGCCACTGCCACCCTATATCGCCGCCAAACGCGCACCCGATGCCCGCGATCACGAGGACTACCAGACCATCTGGGCCAAGCGGGCCGGTGCCGTCGCGGCGCCCACGGCCAGCCTGCACTTCGACGAAGCGCTGATGGCGGCGCTCACGGCGCGCGGTGTCGATATCTCCTTCGTGACGCTCCACGTGGGCGCAGGCACCTTCCTGCCGGTCACGGTCGAGGACGTGACGCGCCACAAGATGCACGCCGAATGGGGCTCGGTCAGCGCCGAGGCGGCCGCGCAGATCAACGCGACCAAGGCGGCGGGCGGGCGGATCATTCCGGTCGGAACCACCGCCCTTCGCCTGATCGAGAGCGCGGCGCAGCACGGCACGATCCACCCCTTCGAGGGCACGACCGAGATCTTCATCTACCCGGGCTACGCGTGGCAGATCACCGACGCGCTGATGACCAACTTCCACCTGCCCAAATCGACGCTGCTGATGCTTGTCAGCGCGCTGATGGGCAAGGCGCGGATGGACGAGGTCTATGCCTACGCCATTGCGCAGCAATATCGGTTTTTCTCCTACGGCGACGCCTCTTTGCTGATTCCGTCGCAAACCGACCAGACGCAGGACGCGCGCCCAAGTTAG